One Chlorobaculum limnaeum genomic window carries:
- a CDS encoding NADH-quinone oxidoreductase subunit J has protein sequence MNQLTIAIIFYIFAAVTVLSAAFVVFSKNIIYSAFALLFTFFGVAALYVFLSADFIAVTQVVVYVGGILVLLLFGVMFTNTIMQTELKADVLHIVPGILLTFLLIGGMLFTFYTTANWMPGLVQLNGSVVESIGLETMSRYMLPFEMVSIVLLVALIGAAFLARYDKAHKK, from the coding sequence ATGAATCAACTGACCATCGCCATCATCTTCTACATCTTCGCGGCCGTAACGGTACTGTCGGCGGCGTTTGTGGTCTTTTCGAAAAACATCATCTACTCGGCCTTCGCGCTGCTGTTCACCTTTTTCGGCGTGGCGGCTCTCTATGTTTTCCTGAGCGCGGACTTCATCGCCGTGACCCAGGTGGTCGTCTATGTCGGCGGTATTCTGGTGCTGCTGCTTTTTGGCGTCATGTTTACCAACACCATCATGCAGACCGAGCTCAAAGCCGACGTCTTGCACATCGTGCCCGGTATTCTTCTGACGTTTCTGCTGATTGGTGGCATGCTTTTCACCTTCTATACGACCGCGAACTGGATGCCGGGACTGGTGCAGCTCAATGGCAGCGTCGTCGAGAGCATCGGTCTCGAAACCATGTCACGCTACATGCTGCCGTTCGAAATGGTTTCCATCGTGCTTCTGGTCGCACTGATCGGCGCGGCGTTCCTTGCCCGCTACGACAAGGCTCACAAAAAATGA
- a CDS encoding NADH-quinone oxidoreductase subunit N has product MFAMPSGAEIQSIISILKSGAGYFVPEIYLSALFMVLIILDLVTGRKNGRFLATVTIAGLLGSLYFIYKQQPMPDTEFFFGMYSLDRFGIFFKYFFVASGILAVLTTVIDDQLEKQESGIGEYYALLVAMVVGMMMMASSTDMLMMFLAMELVSLSAYVMTGYLKTEPRSSEAALKYLVYGAASSGMLLYGFSLIYGMTAETNLTRISMVLAAHGYDPLVMILAVLLILAGLGYKMGAVPFHFWSPDVYEGAPTPVTAYLSVGSKAAGFAMLMRFFFVAVPHGMDMYVSVLHIDWLTILMLISAASMIYGNVVAIWQKNVKRLLAYSSIAHAGYLLLGIITMDQLGTQSVLVYLASYLLMNYGAFYVVILIANRTGSENLDDYKGLGKKMPLAGAALTVFLISLVGLPPTFGFIGKLMIFSALLAKGSLFMWLALIGILTSVISLYYYMLIPLNMYLRESERPEESVVESGMGAKLVTAVLMILTIYFGLFFQPIANYAKYSSVLFGAFLN; this is encoded by the coding sequence ATGTTCGCAATGCCATCAGGCGCTGAAATACAGAGCATCATCTCGATTCTCAAGAGTGGCGCCGGTTATTTTGTCCCCGAAATCTATCTGTCAGCGCTCTTCATGGTGCTGATCATTCTTGATCTCGTCACGGGGAGAAAGAACGGCCGCTTCCTTGCCACGGTCACCATAGCCGGTCTTCTCGGCAGCCTCTACTTTATTTACAAGCAACAGCCCATGCCGGATACGGAGTTCTTTTTCGGCATGTACTCCCTTGACCGGTTCGGCATCTTTTTCAAGTACTTCTTCGTCGCATCAGGCATTCTCGCCGTGCTGACCACCGTCATCGACGATCAGCTCGAAAAACAGGAGTCTGGCATTGGCGAGTACTATGCCCTTCTGGTTGCGATGGTTGTCGGCATGATGATGATGGCCTCTTCGACCGACATGCTGATGATGTTTCTTGCCATGGAGCTGGTCAGTCTTTCGGCCTACGTGATGACCGGATACCTCAAGACTGAACCCCGCTCGTCCGAGGCCGCGCTGAAATATCTGGTCTATGGCGCAGCGTCGTCGGGCATGTTGCTGTATGGCTTCTCCCTGATTTACGGCATGACCGCCGAGACGAACCTGACCAGAATCAGCATGGTTCTGGCTGCTCATGGCTACGATCCTCTGGTCATGATTCTGGCTGTGCTGCTCATTCTTGCTGGTCTCGGTTACAAGATGGGCGCAGTGCCGTTCCACTTCTGGAGTCCCGATGTTTATGAAGGCGCGCCCACTCCGGTGACTGCGTATCTCTCGGTTGGTTCCAAGGCAGCCGGCTTCGCAATGCTCATGCGCTTTTTCTTTGTTGCGGTGCCTCATGGCATGGATATGTATGTCAGCGTGCTTCACATCGACTGGCTCACGATCCTGATGCTGATTTCTGCGGCTTCAATGATCTACGGCAACGTCGTGGCCATCTGGCAGAAGAACGTTAAACGTCTGCTCGCCTACTCGTCCATCGCGCACGCCGGTTATCTGTTGCTCGGCATCATCACCATGGATCAGCTCGGCACCCAGTCGGTTCTGGTTTATCTGGCCTCATATCTTCTGATGAACTACGGCGCTTTTTATGTTGTGATTCTTATCGCGAATCGCACCGGCAGCGAGAATCTCGACGATTACAAGGGGCTTGGCAAAAAGATGCCACTCGCCGGGGCAGCTTTGACGGTCTTCCTGATCTCCCTGGTTGGATTGCCACCAACCTTCGGGTTCATCGGCAAGTTGATGATCTTCTCAGCTCTGCTCGCCAAAGGGAGTCTTTTCATGTGGCTCGCCCTCATTGGCATCCTGACCAGCGTCATCTCGCTCTACTACTACATGCTCATTCCGCTCAACATGTATCTGCGCGAATCGGAGCGTCCGGAAGAGAGTGTCGTAGAGTCAGGCATGGGCGCAAAACTCGTGACTGCCGTACTGATGATTCTGACGATCTACTTTGGTCTCTTCTTCCAGCCTATCGCCAACTATGCAAAATATTCATCAGTTCTTTTCGGAGCGTTTCTGAACTGA
- a CDS encoding 4Fe-4S binding protein, whose amino-acid sequence MSEYFSNIKTSATTIATGMAITLKHFFNAVKRKGDAGIDDADYFRQVDGLCTLQYPKEAIPTPPHGRYRLYCNIDDCIGCRQCERACPVECIAIETIKTTSDDLEACGKTSGGQQKRMWVPVFDIDTAKCMTCGICQSVCPTDCLYHTSVADFSEFDVKNMLYHFGNLSKIEAEAKKKKLAEQQAQAAKEKAAAGGAPAPKPAPKAAPQQKPGGAE is encoded by the coding sequence ATGAGTGAGTACTTCAGCAATATAAAGACCAGTGCGACCACCATCGCGACCGGCATGGCCATCACCCTCAAGCACTTCTTCAATGCGGTCAAGCGCAAGGGAGATGCGGGTATCGACGATGCCGACTATTTTCGCCAGGTTGACGGTCTGTGCACCTTGCAGTATCCGAAGGAGGCAATTCCGACCCCGCCGCATGGCCGCTACCGCCTGTACTGCAATATCGATGACTGCATCGGCTGCCGCCAGTGCGAGCGAGCCTGCCCGGTTGAGTGCATCGCCATCGAAACCATCAAGACGACCAGCGATGATCTGGAAGCTTGCGGCAAGACCTCGGGTGGTCAGCAGAAGCGCATGTGGGTACCGGTGTTCGACATCGACACCGCCAAGTGCATGACCTGCGGCATCTGCCAGAGCGTCTGCCCGACCGACTGCCTCTACCATACGTCAGTTGCCGACTTCTCCGAGTTCGATGTGAAGAACATGCTCTATCATTTCGGCAACCTTTCGAAGATCGAGGCCGAGGCCAAGAAGAAAAAGCTTGCCGAGCAGCAGGCCCAGGCGGCAAAGGAGAAAGCCGCGGCAGGCGGTGCTCCGGCACCGAAACCGGCTCCAAAGGCCGCTCCGCAACAGAAACCGGGCGGAGCCGAATAA
- a CDS encoding NADH-quinone oxidoreductase subunit D produces MQELGKAEANSTRIIRQDDKRVIIEKDLDTEYMVLSMGPQHPSTHGVLRLECITDGEVVVEAEPYLGYLHRCFEKYCEKVDYPAIVPYTDRMDYLAAMNSELAYCITVEKLLDIEIPRRVEFIRVIVAELNRIASHLVAIGTYAIDLGAFTPFLFCFRDREHIMSLLEWISGARMLYNYIWIGGLAYDVPADFKKRVAEFVAYFKPKAKELYQLLTENEIFVKRTYDIGIMPADVAINYGWSGPMLRGSGVKWDLRRNDPYSIYPELDFDVPVPDGKFSVIGDCLSRHLVRALEMDESLKIIEQCLDKMPEEPNFNSRALIPKKIRPKAGEVYGRAENPRGELGYYIVSDGKSTSPLRCKARSSCFVNLSAMKDLSKGQLIPDLVAIIGSIDIVLGEVDR; encoded by the coding sequence ATGCAGGAATTAGGTAAAGCTGAAGCGAACTCCACCAGGATCATCCGTCAGGACGACAAGCGCGTCATTATCGAAAAGGATCTCGATACCGAGTACATGGTGCTCAGCATGGGCCCGCAGCACCCGTCGACGCACGGCGTGCTTCGTCTCGAATGTATCACCGACGGCGAAGTGGTCGTCGAGGCCGAGCCTTATCTCGGCTATCTCCACCGCTGTTTCGAGAAGTATTGCGAAAAGGTCGACTATCCCGCCATCGTGCCCTACACGGACAGGATGGACTATCTCGCTGCCATGAACAGCGAGCTGGCCTACTGCATCACCGTCGAGAAGCTGCTCGACATCGAAATTCCCCGCCGCGTCGAATTCATCCGCGTCATCGTCGCCGAGCTGAACAGGATCGCTTCGCACCTGGTCGCCATCGGCACCTATGCCATCGACCTTGGCGCTTTCACGCCGTTTCTCTTCTGCTTCCGCGACCGCGAGCACATCATGAGCCTGCTCGAATGGATCTCCGGCGCGCGAATGCTCTATAACTATATATGGATTGGCGGCCTGGCTTACGACGTGCCTGCCGATTTCAAGAAGCGCGTCGCCGAGTTCGTCGCCTACTTCAAACCCAAAGCGAAGGAGCTGTACCAGCTTCTGACCGAAAACGAGATTTTCGTCAAGCGCACCTACGACATCGGCATCATGCCTGCCGACGTGGCGATCAACTACGGCTGGAGCGGCCCGATGCTTCGCGGTTCCGGCGTCAAGTGGGATCTGCGCCGCAACGATCCCTATTCGATCTATCCCGAACTCGATTTCGATGTTCCGGTGCCGGACGGCAAGTTCTCCGTCATCGGCGACTGCCTCTCGCGTCATCTTGTTCGCGCCCTCGAAATGGATGAGAGCCTCAAAATCATCGAACAGTGTCTCGACAAGATGCCTGAGGAGCCGAACTTTAACTCGCGCGCGCTTATCCCGAAGAAGATTCGTCCGAAGGCCGGCGAGGTCTATGGTCGAGCCGAAAACCCGCGCGGCGAGCTTGGTTACTACATCGTCAGCGATGGAAAATCGACCAGTCCGCTGCGCTGCAAGGCCCGTTCGTCGTGCTTCGTCAACCTGTCGGCGATGAAGGATCTCTCGAAGGGGCAGCTCATTCCCGACCTTGTGGCCATCATCGGCAGCATCGATATCGTGCTGGGAGAAGTTGACCGCTGA
- a CDS encoding NADH-quinone oxidoreductase subunit B encodes MGLLDARVSNRNVLVTSVDNVMNWARLSSLWPMGFGLACCAIEMMATNASNYDLERFGIFPRSSPRQSDLMIVAGTVTMKMAERVITLYEQMPEPRYVLSMGSCSNCGGPYWHHGYHVLKGVDRVIPVDVYVPGCPPRPEALIGGLMKIQELIRMEGLGISRQDALKKLAEKSVDPQQVIDQVRKATA; translated from the coding sequence ATGGGTTTGCTTGATGCCAGGGTATCGAACCGCAACGTTCTGGTGACTTCGGTTGACAATGTGATGAACTGGGCCCGGCTCTCTTCGCTCTGGCCAATGGGTTTCGGTCTGGCCTGCTGCGCTATCGAGATGATGGCCACCAACGCCTCGAACTACGACCTCGAACGCTTCGGTATTTTTCCCCGCTCGTCGCCCCGCCAGTCCGATCTCATGATCGTGGCCGGTACCGTTACCATGAAGATGGCCGAGAGAGTGATCACGCTCTACGAGCAGATGCCGGAACCCCGTTACGTGCTCTCGATGGGAAGCTGCTCGAACTGCGGCGGCCCGTACTGGCATCACGGCTACCATGTGCTCAAGGGGGTTGATCGCGTCATTCCGGTCGATGTGTACGTTCCCGGCTGTCCTCCGCGTCCCGAGGCGCTGATTGGCGGCCTGATGAAAATCCAGGAGCTGATCCGCATGGAGGGACTTGGCATTTCGCGTCAGGACGCACTCAAGAAGCTTGCCGAAAAGAGCGTCGATCCGCAGCAGGTGATCGACCAGGTGCGCAAGGCGACGGCATAA
- a CDS encoding NADH-quinone oxidoreductase subunit C — translation MEESANQMSLAVQQSKTAYDNIKERFGDAISEFDANPTMPFFEVLDTKRWVDIALHMRDNSLLRFNYMACLSGVDYPEEGKLGIVCNFESIGHYAHKIAVKVKCPRDGGSIPSVSCVWHTANWHEREAYDMYGMVFEGHPDLRRILCPEDWTGYPLRKDYQVQETYHGIKVPY, via the coding sequence ATGGAAGAATCAGCAAACCAGATGTCACTGGCGGTGCAGCAGAGCAAGACCGCTTATGATAATATAAAGGAGCGGTTCGGCGACGCGATATCGGAGTTCGACGCCAATCCGACCATGCCTTTCTTCGAGGTGCTCGACACCAAAAGATGGGTGGATATCGCGCTCCATATGCGCGACAACTCCCTCCTGAGATTCAACTACATGGCCTGCTTGTCGGGCGTTGACTACCCGGAAGAGGGAAAGCTCGGCATCGTCTGCAATTTCGAGTCGATCGGTCACTACGCCCACAAGATCGCCGTCAAGGTGAAGTGCCCGCGTGACGGCGGTTCGATTCCCTCCGTCTCATGCGTCTGGCACACGGCCAACTGGCACGAGCGCGAGGCCTACGACATGTATGGCATGGTCTTCGAGGGGCATCCTGACCTCCGGAGGATACTCTGTCCTGAAGACTGGACCGGCTATCCGCTCCGCAAGGATTACCAGGTTCAGGAGACCTATCACGGCATCAAGGTTCCTTACTGA
- the nuoL gene encoding NADH-quinone oxidoreductase subunit L, which translates to MHSLIQLSIAVLLLPLLSFVVLIFFNRRLPRMGDFVGLGMVGSAFAISLYIFWVVIVQHYDPAFRIAWDFTWLDFGNVPGVGPLQVKMGIVIDNLTAIMLAMVTLISTLVHLYSTGYMHGDPKYGRFFAYLGIFTFSMLGIVLSDNLFSIYMFWELVGLSSYLLIGFYFYKDSAADAQKKAFLTNRVGDIGMWLGILILYSQFHTFGYQEIYEHIKNGDFHMSQAWLTAAGVLLFMGCVGKSAQFPLHVWLPDAMEGPTPVSALIHAATMVAAGVYFVARIFVLLTPEAQQVIAFIGAFTAFMSATIAITQHDIKRVLAYSTVSQLGYMVLGMGVGSYSAALFHLLTHAFFKACLFLGSGAIIHAMHHEQDMRWMGGLYKKMPWTFVTFSIATLALAGLPLTSGFLSKDAILAGALGFAQVEGGGIYYLVPVLGFAAAVMTAFYMGRQVWLVFFGESRTHLKPAEEHGHDAHAAHGHDDHGHDNHGHHEVHEVPWNMRLPLVILATLSIFIVFSPDPLDGGKGWFMHLVQTPATVVASTGAAHEGANLHAPEAGKLIAEAHTDTQHVEAAPAAHAEDASHEAVGHGPEYADPRQAEIVHMTHENHYNAIKLSSLMLAIGIGMALIVYVFRIIDPDKTARNIRPLYLYSFNKWYWDEIYDATFIKGSILISKILSWFDANIVDGIVNGIATIFRKFAFANGGFDKYVVDGLVNFTAFTVQTTGAVFRKIQTGKVQTYLVMVVVAVLGYFAFYLVYLMK; encoded by the coding sequence ATGCACAGTTTAATCCAGTTATCGATCGCTGTCCTGCTTCTGCCGCTGCTCTCGTTTGTGGTGCTGATATTCTTCAACCGCAGACTGCCGCGCATGGGCGATTTCGTCGGACTCGGCATGGTGGGATCGGCTTTCGCCATCTCGCTCTATATTTTCTGGGTCGTGATCGTGCAGCACTACGATCCGGCGTTCAGGATCGCCTGGGACTTCACCTGGCTGGATTTCGGCAACGTGCCGGGCGTCGGCCCCTTGCAGGTCAAGATGGGTATCGTGATCGACAACCTGACGGCGATCATGCTCGCCATGGTCACGCTGATCAGCACGCTGGTGCATCTTTATTCGACCGGGTACATGCACGGTGATCCGAAGTATGGCCGTTTCTTTGCCTACCTCGGCATCTTCACCTTCTCGATGCTCGGAATCGTGCTCTCCGACAACCTCTTCTCGATCTATATGTTCTGGGAGCTTGTCGGTCTTTCGTCGTACCTGCTCATCGGTTTCTACTTTTACAAGGACAGCGCTGCCGACGCCCAGAAGAAAGCGTTTCTCACCAACCGTGTCGGTGACATCGGCATGTGGCTCGGTATCCTGATTCTCTATTCGCAGTTCCACACCTTCGGGTACCAGGAGATTTACGAACATATCAAGAACGGCGATTTCCACATGTCTCAGGCATGGCTCACGGCTGCGGGCGTGTTGCTCTTCATGGGTTGCGTCGGCAAATCCGCGCAGTTCCCGCTCCATGTCTGGCTGCCTGACGCCATGGAAGGTCCGACTCCTGTGTCGGCGCTCATTCACGCGGCGACGATGGTTGCCGCCGGCGTTTACTTCGTGGCCCGCATCTTTGTGTTGCTGACTCCCGAAGCGCAGCAGGTGATTGCCTTCATCGGCGCATTCACTGCCTTCATGTCTGCGACCATCGCCATCACCCAGCACGACATCAAGCGCGTGCTCGCTTACTCGACCGTTTCCCAGCTCGGCTACATGGTGCTCGGCATGGGTGTCGGCTCCTACTCCGCAGCGCTCTTCCATCTTTTGACGCACGCGTTCTTCAAGGCCTGTCTCTTCCTCGGTTCCGGCGCGATCATTCACGCCATGCACCACGAGCAGGACATGCGCTGGATGGGTGGTCTCTACAAGAAAATGCCGTGGACGTTCGTCACCTTCAGCATCGCGACGCTCGCTCTGGCTGGTCTTCCGCTCACCAGCGGCTTTCTCTCGAAGGATGCCATTCTTGCCGGTGCGCTCGGTTTCGCGCAGGTCGAAGGCGGCGGCATCTATTATCTCGTCCCGGTGCTTGGTTTCGCTGCCGCGGTGATGACCGCTTTCTACATGGGTCGCCAGGTTTGGCTTGTCTTCTTCGGTGAAAGCCGCACGCACCTCAAGCCAGCCGAGGAGCATGGGCACGACGCTCATGCCGCACATGGTCATGACGATCACGGACACGACAATCACGGTCACCACGAGGTTCACGAGGTGCCGTGGAACATGAGGCTTCCGCTCGTTATCCTCGCGACCCTCTCGATATTCATCGTCTTCTCGCCCGACCCGCTCGATGGCGGCAAGGGCTGGTTCATGCACCTGGTCCAGACTCCCGCGACGGTCGTCGCCTCGACCGGAGCAGCGCATGAAGGCGCGAACCTGCACGCTCCGGAAGCAGGCAAACTGATCGCGGAGGCGCATACCGACACCCAGCATGTCGAAGCAGCTCCCGCCGCTCATGCTGAAGATGCATCGCACGAAGCTGTAGGACATGGGCCAGAATATGCCGATCCCCGTCAGGCCGAGATCGTGCACATGACGCATGAGAATCACTATAATGCCATCAAGCTTTCATCGCTGATGCTGGCGATTGGTATCGGCATGGCGCTGATCGTCTATGTCTTCAGGATCATCGATCCCGACAAGACAGCCCGGAATATTCGTCCACTCTATCTCTACTCGTTCAACAAGTGGTACTGGGACGAGATTTACGATGCGACTTTCATCAAGGGTTCGATACTGATATCGAAAATTCTCTCCTGGTTCGACGCTAACATCGTTGACGGGATCGTCAACGGTATCGCGACCATCTTCAGGAAGTTCGCTTTCGCCAATGGCGGGTTCGACAAATATGTGGTGGACGGTCTGGTCAACTTCACGGCCTTCACCGTTCAGACAACCGGCGCCGTCTTCAGGAAGATTCAGACCGGCAAGGTACAGACCTATCTGGTTATGGTGGTTGTCGCGGTTCTTGGCTATTTCGCCTTTTACCTTGTCTATCTCATGAAATAA
- a CDS encoding complex I subunit 4 family protein: MLSLIVFLPIIAGLIILAVPSSQKQIIRIVSLLAALAQGVLAVLIWRQYDPTMAGIVAAPGGSPEGSFQLIERIPWITLDLGSFGPLTIEYFLGVDGLSITMVILTALISIIGILSSWPIQKQVKGYFILYNLLSTAMMGCFVALDFFLFYVFWELMLLPMYFLIGIWGGPNREYAAIKFFLYTLFGSVFMLLVMIGLFFSVIDPLTGHHTFSLVAMADQANYIKGAILGPDSVTWRYVAFIVLFVGFAIKVPMFPFHTWLPDAHVEAPTPISVILAGVLLKLGTYGMMRINFPLFPEVYQAGLYVIGVFGAINIIYGAFCALAQQDLKKMVAYSSISHMGYVLLGLAAANSEGMLGALYQMFNHGTITAMLFLLVGVIYDRAHSRQIDKFGGLASYMPVYAGFVTVAWFASLGLPGLSGFISEAFVFVGAFSAEVTRPIAIVSVLGIVFGAAYLLWSLQRMFLGKRKPDALYDLEVDAHGHEHIHFHDWKGKLDLDARELTMLVPLTVIIIVLGIYPMPVMGLLTTSINKLVQVLAPVAMSAVH, encoded by the coding sequence ATGCTGAGCTTAATTGTATTTCTGCCGATCATTGCCGGACTTATCATTTTGGCTGTGCCCTCGTCGCAGAAGCAGATCATCAGGATCGTCTCGCTCCTGGCCGCTCTGGCCCAGGGCGTGCTCGCCGTCCTCATCTGGCGCCAATACGACCCGACCATGGCGGGGATCGTGGCAGCTCCCGGAGGATCGCCGGAAGGTTCCTTCCAGTTGATCGAAAGGATTCCATGGATCACGCTCGACCTCGGCTCGTTCGGCCCTCTGACCATCGAGTATTTCCTCGGCGTTGACGGCCTTTCGATCACGATGGTGATTCTGACCGCACTGATTTCGATCATCGGCATTCTTTCGAGCTGGCCGATACAGAAGCAGGTCAAGGGCTACTTCATCCTTTACAACCTGCTCAGCACGGCTATGATGGGTTGCTTCGTGGCGCTCGATTTCTTTCTCTTCTACGTGTTCTGGGAACTCATGCTGCTTCCGATGTACTTCCTCATCGGTATCTGGGGTGGCCCGAACAGGGAGTATGCAGCCATCAAGTTCTTCCTCTATACGCTGTTCGGTTCGGTGTTCATGCTGCTCGTCATGATCGGTCTCTTTTTCAGCGTCATCGATCCGCTTACCGGTCACCACACCTTCAGTCTTGTCGCCATGGCTGACCAGGCCAACTATATCAAGGGCGCGATTCTCGGTCCCGACAGCGTCACCTGGAGATACGTAGCTTTTATTGTCCTTTTTGTCGGGTTCGCCATCAAGGTTCCGATGTTTCCGTTCCACACCTGGTTGCCTGACGCGCACGTCGAGGCTCCGACTCCTATTTCGGTTATTCTTGCCGGCGTTTTGCTGAAGCTCGGCACCTACGGAATGATGAGGATCAACTTCCCGCTTTTCCCTGAAGTCTATCAGGCAGGTCTCTATGTGATTGGTGTATTCGGCGCGATCAATATCATCTACGGCGCGTTCTGCGCCCTGGCCCAACAGGATCTGAAGAAGATGGTCGCTTACTCGTCGATCAGCCACATGGGTTACGTTCTTCTCGGCCTTGCTGCCGCGAATAGCGAAGGCATGCTCGGCGCTCTCTACCAGATGTTCAACCACGGTACCATCACCGCCATGCTCTTCCTTCTGGTCGGCGTCATTTACGACCGCGCGCATTCACGCCAGATCGACAAGTTTGGCGGCCTTGCCTCCTACATGCCGGTCTATGCCGGTTTCGTGACCGTCGCATGGTTCGCTTCTCTTGGCCTGCCGGGCCTCAGCGGCTTCATTTCGGAAGCATTTGTCTTCGTCGGCGCATTCAGCGCGGAAGTTACCAGGCCTATCGCCATCGTTTCGGTTCTCGGTATTGTCTTCGGCGCTGCTTATCTGCTCTGGTCGCTGCAGCGTATGTTCCTCGGAAAACGCAAGCCAGATGCCCTGTATGACCTCGAAGTCGATGCGCATGGCCACGAGCATATTCATTTCCATGACTGGAAAGGCAAGCTCGATCTCGACGCTCGCGAGCTTACCATGCTCGTTCCGCTTACTGTCATAATCATTGTACTTGGTATCTATCCGATGCCGGTCATGGGTCTCTTGACTACCAGCATCAACAAACTCGTTCAGGTTCTCGCGCCGGTTGCCATGTCGGCCGTGCATTGA
- the nuoH gene encoding NADH-quinone oxidoreductase subunit NuoH yields MSSSPSLNTWSDALSGFSIGWFPLGLVIVAVIPLVFIALYALTYGVYGERKISAFMQDRLGPMEVGFWGILQTLADILKLLQKEDIVPTAADKFLFVIGPGILFVGSFLAFAVLPFGPAFIGADLNVGLFYAVGIVALEVVGILAAGWGSNNKWALYGAVRSVAQIVSYEIPASIALLCAAMLAGTLSMQQITLMQAGPNGFLHWFLFTNPIAWLPFLIYFISSLAETNRAPFDIPEAESELVAGYFTEYSGMKFAVIFLAEYGSMFMVSAIISIAFLGGWTSPLPNIGSLELNAMTSGPVWGAFWIIMKGFFFIFVQMWLRWTLPRLRVDQLMYLCWKVLTPFSLVAFVLTAIWVINH; encoded by the coding sequence ATGAGTTCATCACCATCTCTCAATACCTGGTCCGACGCCCTGTCAGGCTTCTCTATCGGCTGGTTTCCGCTCGGGCTGGTTATCGTCGCGGTTATTCCGCTCGTGTTCATCGCACTGTACGCTTTGACTTACGGTGTGTACGGCGAGCGAAAGATTTCGGCCTTCATGCAGGACAGGCTTGGCCCGATGGAGGTTGGCTTCTGGGGTATCCTTCAGACGCTCGCCGACATCCTGAAACTTCTCCAGAAAGAGGATATCGTGCCGACGGCGGCTGACAAGTTCCTCTTCGTGATCGGTCCAGGAATCCTGTTTGTCGGTTCGTTCCTCGCTTTCGCGGTGCTTCCGTTCGGCCCGGCCTTCATTGGCGCTGACCTGAACGTGGGTCTCTTCTACGCTGTCGGCATCGTGGCCCTCGAAGTGGTGGGTATCCTTGCTGCCGGATGGGGTTCAAATAACAAGTGGGCGCTCTACGGCGCGGTTCGAAGCGTCGCCCAGATCGTCAGCTACGAAATTCCGGCATCCATCGCCCTGCTCTGCGCTGCAATGCTGGCAGGCACCCTGAGCATGCAGCAGATCACGTTGATGCAGGCAGGGCCGAATGGTTTTCTTCACTGGTTCCTGTTCACCAATCCGATCGCCTGGCTGCCGTTCCTGATCTATTTCATCTCCTCGCTCGCTGAAACCAACCGCGCGCCTTTCGATATTCCCGAAGCGGAATCCGAGCTGGTTGCCGGTTACTTCACCGAGTACAGCGGTATGAAATTCGCTGTGATCTTCCTCGCGGAGTACGGCAGCATGTTCATGGTGTCGGCAATCATCTCCATCGCGTTCCTTGGCGGCTGGACTTCGCCGCTTCCGAATATTGGCAGTCTCGAACTCAACGCCATGACCAGCGGCCCGGTGTGGGGCGCGTTCTGGATCATCATGAAAGGATTCTTCTTCATCTTCGTGCAGATGTGGCTTCGCTGGACGCTTCCCAGGCTCAGGGTTGACCAGCTCATGTACCTCTGCTGGAAGGTATTGACGCCATTCTCGCTGGTTGCATTCGTGCTGACAGCCATCTGGGTGATTAACCATTGA
- the nuoK gene encoding NADH-quinone oxidoreductase subunit NuoK produces MLTEQLLSIGVNHFLTISVILFGLGMFAVMTRKNAIVILMGVELILNAANINFLTFSKYNGGMEGVMFSLFVIVLAAAEAAVALAIVINIFKTFKTVDVSSVDTMKE; encoded by the coding sequence ATGCTAACGGAACAGTTACTGTCGATCGGTGTCAACCATTTTCTGACGATCTCGGTAATACTTTTTGGTCTGGGCATGTTTGCCGTCATGACCCGTAAAAATGCTATCGTGATTCTGATGGGCGTCGAGCTTATCCTCAACGCGGCAAATATCAACTTCCTGACCTTCTCCAAATACAACGGAGGAATGGAGGGCGTGATGTTCAGCCTTTTCGTGATCGTGCTGGCCGCCGCCGAGGCTGCCGTCGCGCTCGCTATCGTGATCAATATATTCAAGACCTTCAAGACGGTCGATGTTTCCAGCGTGGACACCATGAAAGAGTGA